From a region of the Corvus cornix cornix isolate S_Up_H32 chromosome 2, ASM73873v5, whole genome shotgun sequence genome:
- the GATA6 gene encoding transcription factor GATA-6 isoform X2 produces MAVAEGGWCAVKQCATDAGDSSCPFATREPRPSPPSPSSSSGSQGERGSSKTPRPETDDSHRPAPPPPPAAEGRSLLAPYVHFGTPHSSGRPSWEDILLFADLDQTNKLIWSSRGPKLSALGAEQPEEMYQTLAISAAQGPTPYDGSPGGFMHSTPSSPVYVPTTRVGSMLPTLPYLQGSGAAQPSHPGGGHAVWSQPAAESPSYSTGGGSHPSGRFPYSPSPPVANGASREPGAYSNSLGARDQYSPLARPLNGSYPGPYTSYVGPQLAPAWPTAPFENSMLHCLQGRAAPIPVRAPSAELLEDLSESRECVNCGSIQTPLWRRDGTGNYLCNACGLYTKMNGLSRPLIKPQKRVPSSRRMGLSCANCHTTTTTLWRRNAEGEPVCNACGLYMKLHGVPRPLAMKKEGIQTRKRKPKNINKSKACSGNSTTAVPMTPTSTSSTNSDDCSKTASPSAQTAASGIYAEIFHILPALRQL; encoded by the exons ATGGCCGTGGCTGAAGGCGGCTGGTGCGCGGTGAAGCAGTGCGCTACGGACGCCGGCGATTCCTCTTGCCCCTTCGCGACCAGGGAGCCGCGCCCGTCTCCTCCTtcgccctcctcctcctccggcTCTCAGGGTGAACGCGGCTCCTCCAAGACTCCTCGGCCGGAGACCGACGACAGCCaccggccggccccgccgccgccccccgccgccgaGGGCAGGTCGCTGCTCGCCCCCTACGTGCACTTCGGGACCCCGCACTCGTCCGGCCGTCCCAGCTGGGAGGACATCCTGCTCTTCGCGGACTTAGACCAAACCAACAAGCTGATCTGGTCCAGCCGCGGCCCCAAGCTGAGCGCCCTCGGCGCCGAGCAGCCCGAGGAGATGTACCAGACCCTCGCCATCTCGGCCGCCCAGGGTCCCACGCCTTACGACGGATCTCCGGGCGGCTTCATGCACTCCACGCCCAGCTCGCCCGTCTACGTGCCCACGACCCGCGTGGGCTCCATGCTGCCCACACTGCCGTACCTGCAGGGCAGCGGGgcggcccagcccagccacccGGGCGGTGGCCACGCCGTGTGGTCCCAGCCGGCCGCGGAAAGCCCCTCGTACAGCACCGGCGGCGGCTCCCACCCCTCGGGCCGCTTCCCCTATTCCCCAAGCCCGCCGGTGGCCAACGGGGCCTCCCGGGAGCCCGGCGCCTACAGCAACAGCCTGGGCGCCAGGGACCAGTACAGCCCCTTGGCCCGGCCGCTCAATGGCTCCTACCCGGGGCCCTACACGTCCTACGTGGGGCCGCAGCTCGCCCCTGCCTGGCCCACGGCGCCCTTCGAGAACTCCATGCTGCACTGCCTCCAGGGCCGGGCCGCCCCCATCCCCGTCCGGGCACCCAGCGCAG agctgctggaggaccTGTCCGAGAGCCGGGAGTGTGTCAACTGCGGCTCCATCCAGACCCCGCTGTGGAGGAGGGACGGCACCGGCAACTACCTGTGCAACGCCTGCGGGCTCTACACCAAAATGAACGGCCTCAGCCGGCCCCTCATCAAGCCCCAAAAGAGAGTG CCCTCATCGCGGCGGATGGGCTTGTCCTGTGCCAACTGCCACACTACGACCACCACCCTGTGGCGCAGGAACGCCGAGGGGGAGCCCGTCTGCAACGCCTGTGGCCTCTACATGAAGCTCCATGGG gttCCTCGGCCCCTTGCTatgaaaaaagaaggaattcagACGAGGAAGCGAAAACCtaagaatataaataaatcaaaggCATGCTCtg GTAACAGTACTACTGCAGTTCCCATGACTCCGACATCCACATCTTCTACTAACTCAGATGACTGTAGCAAAACTGCTTCTCCCAGTGCACAGACTGCAGCCTCTGGG